The Cyclobacteriaceae bacterium DNA segment GGAAGTGTATAAGCAAGTAACGGAACGTGACGGAACCTTCAAAGAAGACCGATACAACAATCTGTTAACAAAACCATTGGAATCATCGCACATCGTACTGGTGTACATGAAGCGTGACGAAAAAAAATCTGTACCTGAAATTGAAGAAGCGGGTGCTGTTTTTTGTGCTGTGCAAAACATGTATCTCACGGCAACGGCTTATGAAGTTGGTTGTTACTTGAGCACCGGTGGAGTCACCTACTTTCCTGAATCAAGAAAAGCGTTCGGACTTTCAGACGATGATCGCATCATCGGTTTTTTCCACCTGGGCATTCCAAAACCTGCTACCCGCACCAGCAGAAGAAAGCCCGTGGCTGAAAAAATTACCTG contains these protein-coding regions:
- a CDS encoding nitroreductase, whose translation is MTPLDVNTFLRSRRSIFPKDYTGDMIDESIIHEILENANWAPTHKFTEPWRFIVYSGEGRKKLASTQAEVYKQVTERDGTFKEDRYNNLLTKPLESSHIVLVYMKRDEKKSVPEIEEAGAVFCAVQNMYLTATAYEVGCYLSTGGVTYFPESRKAFGLSDDDRIIGFFHLGIPKPATRTSRRKPVAEKITWVRE